The proteins below come from a single Rhodococcus sp. WMMA185 genomic window:
- a CDS encoding GTP-binding protein, translated as MSNRLPVTVLSGFLGAGKTTLLNHILANREGRRVAVIVNDMSEVNIDAALVSGQGHLDRTQEKLVELTNGCICCTLREDLIEAVGRLAREGRFDQLVIESTGISEPMPVAASFEWEFEDGFSLGELARLDTMVTVVDASTFLTEIAKGESLAARDLQAADGDERGIADLLSDQVEFADVLLINKTDLVSDPLAGAVEAMVRRMNPRAEVIRTRNGIVELDTVLDTGRYDPVTAATAEGWQDELTGTHTPETEEYGISSLTFIADRPFHPQRLADVLSGLRRVLRSKGFCWIASRPELAAIWSQAGPNLTFEPAGWWSSLDMPPGQEVVFIGVKLDRDRLRAQLESTLLTDAEWAEGAKAWTDYADPFPEWGALHEHH; from the coding sequence ATGTCGAATCGCTTGCCCGTGACCGTGCTCTCCGGATTTCTCGGAGCAGGGAAGACGACCCTGCTCAATCACATTCTCGCCAATCGGGAGGGGCGGCGAGTCGCGGTGATTGTGAACGATATGAGCGAGGTCAATATCGATGCCGCGCTCGTTTCGGGGCAGGGGCACTTGGACCGCACGCAGGAGAAGCTGGTCGAACTGACCAATGGCTGCATCTGCTGCACGTTGCGCGAAGACCTGATCGAAGCTGTCGGGCGCTTGGCCCGGGAGGGTCGTTTCGATCAGTTGGTGATCGAGTCCACCGGTATCTCCGAGCCGATGCCGGTGGCGGCATCCTTCGAATGGGAATTTGAGGACGGGTTTTCGCTCGGTGAGTTGGCCCGGCTGGACACCATGGTGACCGTGGTGGATGCCTCGACCTTCCTGACAGAAATCGCCAAGGGGGAATCGCTGGCTGCTCGAGATCTGCAGGCCGCCGACGGTGACGAACGTGGTATCGCCGACCTACTGTCCGATCAGGTGGAGTTCGCCGATGTTCTGCTGATCAACAAGACCGATCTGGTGAGTGATCCGCTGGCCGGTGCGGTGGAAGCCATGGTGCGCCGGATGAACCCCCGGGCCGAGGTCATCCGCACCCGGAACGGAATCGTCGAACTGGACACGGTTCTGGATACCGGTCGATACGATCCGGTGACTGCGGCGACTGCCGAGGGCTGGCAGGACGAGCTGACCGGTACACATACTCCGGAAACCGAGGAGTACGGGATCAGCAGTCTCACCTTCATCGCTGATCGGCCGTTCCATCCCCAGCGCCTCGCGGATGTACTGAGCGGATTGCGGAGGGTGTTGCGCAGCAAGGGATTCTGCTGGATCGCCAGCCGGCCCGAACTTGCGGCGATCTGGTCGCAGGCCGGCCCGAACCTGACTTTCGAACCGGCGGGCTGGTGGTCCTCGCTCGATATGCCGCCCGGCCAGGAAGTGGTATTCATCGGGGTGAAGCTGGACCGGGATCGGCTGCGGGCACAGCTGGAGAGCACGCTGCTGACCGATGCCGAGTGGGCCGAAGGCGCGAAAGCCTGGACTGACTATGCCGACCCGTTCCCGGAGTGGGGTGCCCTTCACGAGCACCACTGA
- a CDS encoding tyrosine-protein phosphatase, with translation MTNHSATRRRAARTAVAITVSGSFLLTGTAAANASSPAELPFFRSFGFLAEAPSEAPRLTTVDNFRDVAGPGYKTPLGQMRTGVFYRSNSIAPDDADLATLEGLNLSAVYDLRTAAERDMKPDRLWDGANYILNPIEVGDTSSAGNLESPEDARNFMRDMNRGFVTDPAARESFATLLTDLAYTSGPQVFHCTAGKDRTGWTAMLLQSLVGVSDDDIMTDYLLTNEYAAASKQEMLELIRANLGDAAFEIYEPMLGVEASYLEAGLDELEAQYGTVDNYLREGLGLSSETLTKLKLKLLG, from the coding sequence ATGACCAACCACTCCGCGACTCGGCGCCGCGCCGCTCGAACCGCCGTGGCGATCACCGTGTCCGGCTCGTTCCTGCTCACAGGCACCGCCGCGGCCAACGCCTCCAGCCCTGCCGAGCTGCCGTTCTTCAGGTCGTTCGGATTCTTGGCTGAGGCGCCATCCGAGGCGCCGCGGCTCACAACCGTCGACAACTTCCGGGACGTTGCCGGCCCCGGATACAAGACCCCCCTCGGCCAGATGCGCACGGGAGTGTTCTACCGCTCCAACTCCATTGCACCCGACGACGCGGACCTCGCCACTCTCGAAGGGCTGAACCTGTCGGCGGTGTACGACTTGCGCACCGCAGCAGAAAGGGACATGAAGCCCGACCGGCTCTGGGACGGAGCCAACTACATCTTGAACCCGATCGAGGTCGGCGACACGTCTAGCGCAGGTAACTTGGAGTCCCCCGAGGATGCACGCAACTTCATGCGGGACATGAACCGCGGGTTCGTCACTGATCCGGCCGCGCGGGAGTCCTTCGCGACGCTGCTCACAGATCTGGCGTACACGTCCGGCCCGCAGGTCTTCCACTGCACCGCCGGCAAGGACCGTACCGGCTGGACAGCGATGCTACTGCAGAGCCTCGTCGGGGTGTCGGATGACGACATCATGACCGACTACCTGCTCACCAATGAGTACGCGGCCGCCTCGAAGCAGGAGATGCTCGAGCTCATCAGGGCCAACCTAGGCGATGCTGCCTTCGAGATCTACGAACCCATGCTCGGTGTCGAGGCAAGTTACCTAGAGGCCGGCCTCGACGAGCTCGAGGCGCAATACGGAACGGTGGACAACTACCTGCGCGAAGGTCTCGGGCTGTCATCTGAGACCCTCACGAAGCTGAAGCTGAAACTACTGGGCTGA
- a CDS encoding peroxiredoxin has product MPLEVGAIAPDFTLKDQNNQEVTLSDYRGKKNVLLVFYPLAFTGTCQGELCKVRDELPKFENDDTAILALSVGASPTHKIWSAEQGYTFPLLADFWPHGAVAQAYGVFNEKLGFANRGTFVIDKAGVIRFAEMNGPGEARDQGAWEKALATLES; this is encoded by the coding sequence ATGCCGCTCGAGGTGGGGGCCATTGCTCCCGATTTCACCCTCAAAGACCAGAACAATCAGGAAGTGACACTTTCCGACTACCGCGGAAAGAAGAACGTCTTGCTCGTGTTCTACCCACTCGCGTTCACCGGAACGTGCCAGGGCGAACTCTGCAAGGTTCGCGACGAACTGCCGAAGTTCGAGAACGACGACACCGCCATTCTCGCTCTCTCGGTGGGTGCTTCACCGACTCACAAGATCTGGTCGGCGGAGCAGGGATACACCTTCCCGCTGCTTGCTGACTTCTGGCCGCACGGTGCCGTCGCGCAGGCCTACGGCGTCTTCAACGAGAAGTTGGGCTTCGCGAACCGCGGCACCTTCGTGATCGACAAGGCGGGAGTCATCCGGTTCGCGGAGATGAACGGTCCCGGAGAGGCCCGTGACCAGGGAGCTTGGGAGAAAGCGCTCGCCACGCTAGAGTCCTGA
- a CDS encoding DUF3052 domain-containing protein, translated as MVAAADAQNYAQKLGITADMVVQELGWDEDTDDNLRAAVEETIGGELLDEDSDEVIDVVLLWWRDEDGDLVDALMDAIGPLADEGFVWVLTPKTGQSGHVEPSEIAESAPTAGLTQTSAANLGDWSGSRLVQPKTHPANKR; from the coding sequence GTGGTCGCCGCGGCGGACGCCCAAAACTACGCTCAGAAACTCGGAATCACTGCCGACATGGTTGTACAGGAACTGGGCTGGGACGAGGATACCGACGACAACCTGCGCGCGGCAGTCGAGGAGACCATCGGTGGAGAACTTCTCGACGAGGATTCCGACGAGGTGATCGACGTCGTGCTGCTGTGGTGGCGCGACGAAGACGGAGACCTGGTCGACGCTCTCATGGATGCCATCGGTCCTCTGGCCGACGAGGGATTCGTGTGGGTCCTCACGCCCAAGACGGGTCAGTCCGGGCATGTGGAGCCCAGCGAGATCGCCGAGTCCGCACCCACGGCAGGCCTCACTCAGACTTCGGCCGCGAACCTCGGAGACTGGTCGGGCAGCCGACTGGTGCAGCCGAAGACGCATCCCGCGAACAAGCGCTGA